One genomic region from bacterium encodes:
- a CDS encoding glycine dehydrogenase (acts in conjunction with GvcH to form H-protein-S-aminomethyldihydrolipoyllysine from glycine; forms a heterodimer with subunit 2 to form the P protein) has protein sequence QHIRREKATSNICTNQALMALAATVYLASLGEAGLRALAAGLADRAGQLAARIERLPGWRLAFTGDLYQEFVVQGPRPAAEILRAGRARGIAAGIALGEDFPVLGPTSLLVTVSEKHGPAELDRFVAFLAEAGA, from the coding sequence GCAACACATCCGCCGCGAGAAGGCGACCAGCAACATCTGCACGAACCAGGCCCTGATGGCCCTGGCCGCCACGGTCTACCTGGCGAGCCTCGGCGAGGCGGGCCTGCGGGCGCTGGCCGCAGGGCTCGCCGACCGCGCGGGCCAGCTCGCCGCGCGCATCGAGCGCCTGCCGGGCTGGCGCCTCGCCTTCACGGGCGACCTCTACCAGGAGTTCGTCGTCCAGGGGCCGCGGCCGGCCGCGGAGATCCTGCGCGCGGGGCGCGCCCGGGGCATCGCCGCCGGCATCGCCCTGGGCGAGGACTTCCCGGTGCTCGGGCCCACGAGCCTGCTGGTCACCGTATCCGAGAAGCACGGCCCGGCCGAGCTGGACCGCTTCGTCGCCTTCCTCGCGGAGGCCGGGGCATGA
- a CDS encoding glycine dehydrogenase subunit 2, producing MSETIFAKSRPGRPGFALPANPAPGAARLAAAKRRRAPLGLPALGELEVLRHYVGLSLRNHSIARGFYPLGSCTMKYNPVQNEQLAGLPGFAGVHPAQPAETAQGCLALLAALEEALVAITGMAAFTLQPAAGAQGEFVAMLIARRYHRDRGEAREVVIIPDSAHGTNPASVAMAGLRPLTVKSGPDGLLHLDALEVALSAQVAAVMLTNPNTLGLFEAEIEAIAARVHAAGALLYMDGANMNALVGRVRPGDIGFDMMHLNLHKTFSTPHGGGGPGAGPVGVRADLAPYLPGLRVSAGPDGGLRAAPAPQSVGEVHGHHGNFGMLLRAYAYILRYGGDGLADISAGAVLNANYLQARLKGLFEVPYPGPCLHEFVASGSGLRAHGVRTTDVAKRLLDFGVHAPTIYFPLIVSEALMIEPTETETKETLDAFAGFLERIVEEAAREPALLTGAPHATPVGRLDEARAAKLLEVVEPLAEEPAPAPAAETRAPR from the coding sequence ATGAGCGAGACGATCTTCGCCAAGAGCCGCCCGGGTCGCCCGGGCTTCGCGCTGCCCGCGAACCCGGCCCCCGGCGCCGCCCGCCTGGCCGCCGCCAAGCGCCGCCGGGCGCCGCTGGGCCTGCCGGCCCTCGGCGAGCTGGAGGTCCTGCGCCACTACGTCGGGCTCTCGCTGCGCAACCACTCGATCGCGCGCGGCTTCTACCCGCTCGGCTCCTGCACCATGAAGTACAACCCCGTGCAGAACGAGCAGCTCGCGGGGCTCCCCGGCTTCGCGGGCGTGCATCCGGCCCAGCCGGCCGAGACCGCGCAGGGCTGTCTCGCGCTGCTCGCCGCCCTCGAGGAGGCCCTGGTCGCCATCACCGGGATGGCCGCCTTCACCCTGCAGCCGGCCGCCGGCGCGCAGGGCGAGTTCGTCGCGATGCTGATCGCCCGCCGCTACCACCGGGATCGCGGCGAGGCGCGCGAGGTCGTCATCATTCCCGACAGCGCGCACGGCACGAACCCGGCCAGCGTGGCGATGGCGGGCCTGCGCCCGCTGACGGTCAAGTCCGGCCCCGACGGCCTGCTGCACCTGGACGCCCTCGAGGTGGCGCTGAGCGCTCAGGTCGCGGCGGTGATGCTGACCAATCCGAACACCCTCGGCCTCTTCGAGGCCGAGATCGAGGCGATTGCCGCTCGCGTCCACGCCGCCGGCGCCCTGCTCTACATGGACGGCGCCAACATGAATGCGCTCGTCGGGCGCGTGCGGCCGGGCGACATCGGCTTCGACATGATGCACCTGAACCTGCACAAGACCTTCTCGACGCCGCACGGCGGCGGCGGCCCGGGCGCCGGTCCGGTGGGGGTGCGCGCGGATCTCGCCCCGTACCTGCCCGGCCTGCGCGTGAGCGCGGGGCCGGACGGCGGCCTGCGCGCGGCGCCCGCGCCGCAGAGCGTGGGCGAGGTCCACGGGCACCACGGCAACTTCGGCATGCTGCTGCGCGCCTACGCCTACATCCTGCGCTACGGCGGCGACGGCCTGGCCGACATCAGCGCGGGCGCGGTGCTCAACGCCAACTACCTGCAGGCGCGCCTGAAGGGTCTCTTCGAGGTACCCTATCCGGGCCCGTGCCTGCACGAGTTCGTCGCCAGCGGCAGCGGGCTGCGCGCCCACGGCGTGCGGACGACGGACGTCGCCAAGCGCCTGCTCGACTTCGGCGTCCACGCGCCGACGATCTACTTCCCGCTCATCGTGTCCGAAGCGCTGATGATCGAGCCGACGGAGACCGAGACCAAGGAGACGCTGGACGCCTTCGCGGGCTTCCTGGAGCGCATCGTCGAGGAGGCCGCCCGCGAGCCGGCGCTGCTCACGGGCGCTCCGCACGCGACGCCCGTCGGGCGTCTCGACGAGGCGCGGGCGGCCAAGCTGCTGGAGGTCGTCGAGCCCCTGGCCGAGGAGCCGGCGCCCGCGCCCGCGGCCGAAACGCGGGCGCCCCGCTGA